A region of the Methylobacterium nodulans ORS 2060 genome:
CGAAGAGGAGCAGCGGGTGCGGCGCCAGCAGCCCAATCGCCAGCAGCAGACGCCGGCGGTAGCCCTTGGACAACTCGCCAGCTCTCTTGCCCAGGACGGGGGCGAGACCGAGGGCCGCAAGGGTCGTGTTGATCTCGTCCTTCGGCAGCTGGTACGCCGCCCCGAAGAACGACAGTACGTTGGCGACACGGTGATCGGTAAAGGGCGCAATGCCGTCCGGCAGGTAAAACAAGACGGTCTTGCGCGAGCGGATCGGCAAGGCCTCGCCGCGCCAAGTGACGCTGCCGTGATCGGTGGACAGCAGTCCAGCCAGACACTCCAGCAGAGTCGTTTTGCCCGAGCCGTTCGGGCCGATCAGGCCCAGGATCTCGCCTTCGCGCACGGCAAAATCCACCTCCGATAGCGCAACGTCTGCTCCAAACCGCTTCGAAAAACCGGCAACGCGCAGCAAGATTGCACCGCTGCGCTCTCCGTTAATCTGAGGATCGGTTAAGTTCGGAGTTGCCCAGCTGATCATGGTGCCCGTCGCTTCGCGTCGGAACTCAGCCCGCGTTCGCATTCAATTTGTCGAGAGCCTCGCGCAGCCCCCTCGCTAGCACACCTGAGTGATCGCAGGCCCGGAGTTGCGCGATGAATAACCAGGGCTCATCGACGGAGCGTAGAGTTGTACATAGCGATACCCATGCTGCCGCAGAAGCTGGCTTCCTCGAGAGCACGGCCATTTCTCACGGAACGCGAGGCTTGCTCCCGCCAACATGTCGAGCCGCAGGAGCGCCTCATGGGCCCGCGTCCAAGTCAGGAAGATCTCCGACAACTGCTCGAGCGCGTAATGGGCCTTGCAGATGCCGCCCTTGTGACCCCCGTCCCCAAAGGCCGTCAGGGTGTCGGCCACACCGATCAGATAGGCGCTGCACCAGCCCAAAGCATCGCCCTGCTCGGCGATACAGACCGCTTCAAGACTGCGCGTCGTCCGATCTCGCACATCGACGACACGCGGTCCTGACTCGGCAGCCGAAGACTGTATATCGGTTGGCAACGTGGTCAGGACACCAGCAACGAGGTCAGTTGGAACAGCAACCCAGGCGGACATGCCAGCCTCCATCCTCACCGCGTGAACACAGTGTCGTCACTCCGCTTCGGCCGCCTTACGTTCTGGAGGGGGCACCTGGGCCTGCATAGCTTCCCGATTACGCGCCTCACGGACCGCGATGAGCCGCCTGAGGGTCGTGTTGGCCAAGGCTTCGGGTGCCTCGTCCGGAATGGGAAAGACCGAACTCGCGTTGATCTCGCAGAGCACGTAAGTGTCCTCGCCGGCCGGGTTCCTCGGACCGAGCAGGAAATCGGCGTCCCAGATCACCGGCAACGCCTCCGGGTCGAGGCCGAGCAGGCGGGCCATCTGCGGCACCCACTCCCGTTCGAGCAGGCCCCGCAGGCACTGGAACCGCGCGTCGTCCGGCCCCGAATAGAGGCGGGGCTCCGCCGGTCCCGCCTCGGGCGGGGCAAGGGCCCGGACCCGCTGATGGCCGAAGCCCACCACCCTGTCGCCCGACAGATAGCAGCGGATCATGCCCTCTAGGTGCCGCGCCTGGAACGGCTGGTCCACCAGGGTGCCGCCGTCGGTGAAGTCGGCCACCCGCTCCGCCATGAACGCGTCGAGCGGCAGGGTGCGCCCGTGACGATCGCCCCACGCCTCCTGGACGGCGACGTCGGCCCCCGTCGACCGCTCAACCTTCCAGACCCCGAGCCCGCCGTTGCCGCGGTTCCGCTTCAGCACCCGCGGGCCCGCCGCAACCCGCGCAGGAAACTCCGCCGCGAGCGCAGCGTGATCTCTGTACACGTGGGTGTCGGTGCCCCAGCCCAGCTCGCGGGTCCGATGGAGCACCTCCTTCACGCCGATCCGGGTGATGACGTCCGGATGACCGCTGACGAAGATGCCCGCCGCGGCCACCTCCCGTAGCAAATCATCCAGCACCCCACGCCCGCCGCTGCCCGGTGCTGGGATTGGGTTCACCCAGACCAGCACCCCGTCCACGCCCATCAGCTGGGCGCGCACATCGTCGGTGAGCGGGTCCGACCAGACCGCCGGCTCGGCGGCGATTCCGTGCCGCTCCAGCGCCGCGAAGATCGCGGTGAGCCGGCTCGTCTCCGGCCGCGCCTCCGCGCGCTCCCGGGCGTCACCCCACCAGACGATGGCAACCTTGAAACGGTGTGAGAGGGCATCAGGCATGATCGCGGTCCGGATCACAGTTGCGAGGAGTACCTCAGGCGGATCGCCAGTAGGACGATGCGGTCGAGATGCTGCGCCATCCTGTTCTACGGATCGCGGATGTAAGCATCGAAAATAGGCGAGCTCGCCCGTCGCAGCTCGACGCAGTCATGATCGACCCACATCTCGTAGCACGCACTGAGAACATCGGGAATTTTCTTGCACACATGATTTTTCTCTACGATCCAAGCGCCCGATGGGATGATCCGATTATTATCGATGCGCAGCTTTCCGTTCCGCATGTAGGTTTCGCCCCAGTGGGCGTAGTCCGTGAGCATTCTGCCTGCCAGAGCTTTCGGAGTTAGTACAACATCAGCGCGTTCCGGGCGGGACACATGTAGCATCCATAGTCAATGACATGCCGTAGCTCAGAGCACTTGTGGATCTCTAATCGTCATCGCCGTCGTCCTCCCGAAAACGTCCGGTGCGGGAGTCGACAGTTATGTCCCGCTCTTGTCCGTCCTTAACCCCTCTCACCTGCAGAAAGTCGCCGCTACGGTGGATTTCAACGCTTAACCAACCCTGGGATTGCAGTGTTTCCCTAACTTGATCCTCCGTCACTGGCCGGTCGCCTGCGATGAGAATCCGGTCCTCCCTAGGAGCCCGTCCGAGTAACGGTTTGATGCGTTGGGACTAAGGTTGAGATCTGGGCGGATGGCTCCTGCGCCACAGGCTCAGCGCGCGGCCTGCGCCAGCTTCAGGAGGTTATGGGCGGTGCAGATCATCGCCCAC
Encoded here:
- a CDS encoding ABC transporter ATP-binding protein, which codes for MISWATPNLTDPQINGERSGAILLRVAGFSKRFGADVALSEVDFAVREGEILGLIGPNGSGKTTLLECLAGLLSTDHGSVTWRGEALPIRSRKTVLFYLPDGIAPFTDHRVANVLSFFGAAYQLPKDEINTTLAALGLAPVLGKRAGELSKGYRRRLLLAIGLLAPHPLLLFDEPFDGLDLHQTRDVMRHLRSVAARGRTLFLSIHQLTDAARVCDRFVLLSAGRVRGEGTLETLRATAGLASDAGLEEVFLALT
- a CDS encoding Rap1a/Tai family immunity protein, which codes for MSAWVAVPTDLVAGVLTTLPTDIQSSAAESGPRVVDVRDRTTRSLEAVCIAEQGDALGWCSAYLIGVADTLTAFGDGGHKGGICKAHYALEQLSEIFLTWTRAHEALLRLDMLAGASLAFREKWPCSRGSQLLRQHGYRYVQLYAPSMSPGYSSRNSGPAITQVC
- a CDS encoding Cj0069 family protein → MPDALSHRFKVAIVWWGDARERAEARPETSRLTAIFAALERHGIAAEPAVWSDPLTDDVRAQLMGVDGVLVWVNPIPAPGSGGRGVLDDLLREVAAAGIFVSGHPDVITRIGVKEVLHRTRELGWGTDTHVYRDHAALAAEFPARVAAGPRVLKRNRGNGGLGVWKVERSTGADVAVQEAWGDRHGRTLPLDAFMAERVADFTDGGTLVDQPFQARHLEGMIRCYLSGDRVVGFGHQRVRALAPPEAGPAEPRLYSGPDDARFQCLRGLLEREWVPQMARLLGLDPEALPVIWDADFLLGPRNPAGEDTYVLCEINASSVFPIPDEAPEALANTTLRRLIAVREARNREAMQAQVPPPERKAAEAE